A window from Suncus etruscus isolate mSunEtr1 chromosome 18, mSunEtr1.pri.cur, whole genome shotgun sequence encodes these proteins:
- the LOC125996020 gene encoding E3 ubiquitin-protein ligase TRIM38-like yields the protein MALHTATLTFKEEATCSICLELMTEPMSVDCGHNFCRSCLTSIIENQPQETFHCALCRASFTRNSLRPNRQLANLIDSFREMNLRMCEEHEQRLLLFCEDDEKLICWCCERSAKHRGHVTTLVEDAHQDYKTKLEKAVTKLKQMQDECKNKKMSIREQITNWEKTIEDQKENIQSEFKNLNIFLQEEEKFYLSKLENKKEQALKKLQADQVSLNMQSNEFKHHILELEKKCQEPENELLQNVKDTLSRSSSVKLKLPEPFSLDLNTDCKVSERYFDVRKKLKSYQVNVTLDPETAHRDLKVSKDRRRVTGFSFRMNLNTRLNATMFYSVLGCEGFSSGKHYFEVDVGDGNGCGVGVCLENVERDDDQRQDPLSGFWTIRLCQPDGCIALTSPPTHLHLMEHPQILGVFLDLEAGLVSFYNMITSSHIFTFPKASFPGTLRPFFQVCGDSFLCLPPPDN from the exons ATGGCCTTACACACAGctacattgacatttaaggaagaAGCCACCTGCTCCATCTGCCTGGAGTTGATGACTGAGCCTATGAGCGTTGACTGTGGGCACAACTTCTGCCGCTCCTGCCTAACAAGCATCATTGAAAACCAGCCACAGGAGACATTTCACTGTGCCCTGTGCCGGGCATCATTTACTAGGAATAGTCTCCGACCCAACAGGCAGCTGGCAAATCTCATTGACTCCTTCAGAGAGATGAATCTGAGAATGTGTGAGGAGCATGAACAAAGGCTCCTCCTGTTTTGTGAGGATGACGAGAAGCTCATTTGCTGGTGTTGTGAACGATCAGCAAAACATAGAGGACATGTCACTACTCTTGTTGAAGATGCACACCAAGACTATAAG acaAAGCTTGAGAAAGCTGTGACAAAACTGAAGCAAATGCAAGATGAGTGTAAGAATAAAAAGATGTCCATCAGAGAGCAAATAACCAACTGGgag aaaactATAGAGGATCAGAAAGAAAATATCCAGAGTGAGTTTAAAAATCTCAACATCTTCCTTCAGGAAGAGGAGAAGTTTTATCTATCAAAactagagaataaaaaagaacaggCTCTGAAGAAACTGCAAGCTGATCAAGTAAGTCTGAATATGCAGAGCAATGAATTCAAGCACCACATCCTGGAACTAGAGAAGAAATGCCAGGAGCCGGAGAATGAGTTGCTACAG AATGTGAAAGACACCTTGAGCAG GAGTTCATCTGTGAAGCTGAAATTGCCAGAGCCTTTTTCTTTGGATCTTAATACTgactgcaaagtttctgagcgcTACTTTGATGTGAGGAAAAAGTTAAAGAGCTATCAAG tcAATGTCACTCTGGATCCAGAAACAGCTCATCGTGATCTAAAAGTGTCTAAGGATCGGAGACGTGTAACTGGTTTTTCCTTCAGGATGAATCTTAATACTAGGTTGAATGCTACAATGTTCTACTCTGTTCTAGGCTGTGAGGGCTTCTCCTCaggaaaacattattttgaaGTGGATGTGGGAGATGGAAATGGGTGTGGGGTAGGCGTTTGTCTAGAAAATGTGGAAAGAGATGATGACCAGCGGCAGGATCCTCTGTCGGGATTCTGGACCATTAGACTGTGCCAACCGGATGGCTGCATAGCCCTGACCTCTCCTCCTACTCACCTTCATCTGATGGAACACCCCCAAATCCTGGGGGTATTCCTAGATCTGGAGGCTGGACTTGTATCCTTTTACAACATGATTACTAGCTCTCACATCTTTACTTTTCCCAAGGCCTCCTTCCCTGGGACTCTCAGACCCTTTTTCCAGGTTTGTGGTGATTCCTTTTTGTGCCTGCCTCCTCCAGATAACTAA